From one Streptomyces sp. Q6 genomic stretch:
- a CDS encoding M4 family metallopeptidase produces the protein MTANPTGNPEGFEPVFCTIVPPHVLDKAAQSEDSAIAATARKTLERDAFERTHRRMTTVIGAPSVAPPPEAAAQKPHRTIYDAKHGTNLPGRKVRGEGDKPGKDATVNRAYAGLGATFELYLEKFARYSIDGSGLPLLATVHYSEDYNNAFWNGEQMVFGDGDGQIFLDFTIPVDVIGHELTHGVTQYTANLTYFGQPGALNESMSDVFGSLIKQYTLGQTASEADWLIGAGLLAPRIHGVALRSMKAPGTAFDDPELGKDPQPADMDHYVRTGRDNGGVHINSGIPNHAFYILAESLGGHAWERAGQIWYDTLTGGKLRQDSSFTDFAKETLETAKSRYGGSGEEYQAVLKAWEQVGVPTH, from the coding sequence ATGACCGCCAACCCAACGGGGAACCCGGAGGGGTTCGAGCCCGTTTTCTGCACCATCGTGCCGCCCCACGTCCTCGACAAGGCCGCCCAGTCCGAGGACTCCGCGATCGCCGCCACGGCTCGTAAGACCCTGGAGCGCGACGCCTTCGAGCGTACCCACCGCCGGATGACGACCGTCATCGGCGCGCCCTCCGTGGCGCCGCCCCCCGAAGCCGCCGCGCAGAAGCCTCACCGCACCATCTACGACGCCAAGCACGGCACCAACCTGCCGGGGCGCAAGGTGCGCGGCGAGGGCGACAAGCCCGGCAAGGACGCGACCGTCAACCGCGCGTACGCGGGCCTCGGCGCCACGTTCGAGCTGTATCTGGAGAAGTTCGCCCGCTACTCGATCGACGGCAGCGGTCTGCCGCTGCTCGCGACGGTGCACTACTCCGAGGACTACAACAACGCCTTCTGGAACGGCGAGCAGATGGTGTTCGGCGACGGTGACGGCCAGATCTTCCTCGACTTCACCATCCCCGTCGACGTCATCGGCCACGAGCTGACCCACGGCGTCACGCAGTACACGGCGAACCTGACGTACTTCGGGCAGCCGGGCGCCCTGAACGAGTCGATGTCCGACGTGTTCGGCTCGCTGATCAAGCAGTACACGCTGGGCCAGACCGCCTCCGAGGCCGACTGGCTGATCGGCGCCGGGCTGCTCGCGCCGCGCATCCACGGCGTGGCCCTGCGCTCCATGAAGGCCCCGGGCACCGCCTTCGACGACCCGGAGCTCGGCAAGGACCCGCAGCCCGCCGACATGGACCACTACGTGCGCACCGGCCGGGACAACGGCGGCGTGCACATCAACTCCGGCATCCCCAACCACGCCTTCTACATCCTGGCCGAGTCGCTCGGCGGGCACGCCTGGGAGCGGGCCGGACAGATCTGGTACGACACGCTCACCGGCGGCAAGCTGAGGCAGGACAGCTCCTTCACCGACTTCGCGAAGGAGACCCTGGAGACCGCGAAGTCCCGCTACGGCGGCAGCGGCGAGGAGTACCAGGCTGTCCTGAAGGCGTGGGAGCAGGTCGGGGTGCCTACTCACTAG
- a CDS encoding protealysin inhibitor emfourin, with protein sequence MRIQVKRTGGFAGIDRHAEVDTAGRADAHEWHALAERALAAGRGTPPIGVPDGFSYTLTVDGRTVYCADPRLTEEQRKLITRVLKEGA encoded by the coding sequence ATGCGTATTCAGGTCAAGCGCACGGGTGGATTCGCCGGCATCGACCGGCACGCGGAGGTCGACACGGCGGGCCGTGCCGACGCCCATGAATGGCACGCCCTGGCCGAGAGGGCGCTGGCCGCCGGCCGGGGCACGCCGCCGATAGGCGTGCCGGACGGGTTCAGCTACACCCTCACCGTGGACGGCAGGACCGTGTACTGCGCGGACCCCCGGCTCACCGAGGAACAGCGCAAACTGATCACGCGGGTGCTCAAAGAAGGAGCGTGA
- a CDS encoding GH1 family beta-glucosidase, translating into MTATEDDAALPQFPPGFLWGVSTSAHQIEGAVAERAPSVWDVFGAEPGRIRDGSTAEVACDHVARYREDVALVRDLGVDAYRFSVSWPRVLAPGGLDFYDRLVDELCAQGVRPVPTLFHWDLPVGLDWLERDTAHRFAEYAATVAARLGDRVSKWITLNEPAEHTLLGHALGEHAPGRKLLFDALPVAHHQLLAHGLAARALRAAGVRDLGIANSHGPTWPASDDPADTAAADLYDVILNRLFSDPLILGRYPDGFGELMPGGDVAGDLKVISEDTLDWYGINYYQPTKVGAPGTADVEFSGLTLPAELPFSVGRIDGYPTTDFDWPVVPEAFTELLTGFRERYGDRLPPLVVTENGCAYEGIDDPERIAFLQGHLRALHRALEAGVDVRGYFVWSLMDNFEWAEGYTKRFGLVHVDYATQRRTPKASYGWLCDALRAQRP; encoded by the coding sequence ATGACAGCGACCGAGGACGATGCCGCGCTCCCGCAGTTCCCGCCCGGTTTCCTGTGGGGCGTCTCGACGTCGGCCCATCAGATCGAGGGCGCCGTCGCGGAGCGCGCGCCCTCCGTCTGGGACGTGTTCGGCGCCGAGCCCGGCCGGATCAGGGACGGCTCGACGGCGGAGGTGGCCTGCGACCACGTGGCCCGCTACCGCGAGGACGTGGCGCTCGTCCGCGACCTGGGCGTGGACGCGTACCGCTTCTCCGTCTCCTGGCCGCGGGTGCTCGCGCCGGGCGGCCTCGACTTCTACGACCGGCTCGTCGACGAGCTGTGCGCGCAGGGCGTACGCCCGGTGCCGACGCTCTTCCACTGGGACCTTCCGGTGGGCCTCGACTGGCTGGAGCGGGACACCGCCCACCGGTTCGCGGAGTACGCGGCGACGGTCGCGGCCCGGCTCGGCGACCGCGTCAGCAAGTGGATCACCCTCAACGAACCCGCCGAGCACACGTTGCTGGGGCACGCGCTCGGCGAGCACGCCCCCGGCAGGAAGCTGCTCTTCGACGCGCTGCCGGTGGCCCACCACCAGCTCCTCGCGCACGGACTCGCGGCGCGGGCCCTGCGCGCGGCGGGCGTCCGTGACCTCGGCATCGCCAACTCGCACGGCCCGACCTGGCCCGCCTCCGACGACCCGGCCGACACCGCGGCCGCCGACCTGTACGACGTGATCCTCAACCGGCTCTTCTCCGACCCGCTGATCCTGGGCCGCTACCCGGACGGATTCGGGGAGTTGATGCCGGGCGGGGATGTGGCCGGCGACCTGAAGGTGATCTCCGAGGACACCCTCGACTGGTACGGGATCAACTACTACCAGCCGACGAAGGTGGGCGCGCCGGGCACGGCGGACGTGGAGTTCTCCGGCCTCACCCTCCCCGCCGAACTCCCCTTCTCCGTAGGCAGGATCGACGGGTATCCGACGACGGACTTCGACTGGCCGGTGGTCCCCGAGGCGTTCACCGAGCTGCTCACCGGCTTCCGTGAACGGTACGGGGACCGGCTGCCCCCGCTCGTCGTCACCGAGAACGGATGCGCGTACGAAGGCATCGACGACCCGGAGCGCATCGCCTTCCTCCAGGGGCATCTGCGGGCGCTGCACCGGGCGTTGGAGGCGGGTGTCGACGTGCGCGGCTACTTCGTCTGGTCGCTGATGGACAACTTCGAGTGGGCGGAGGGCTACACGAAGCGCTTCGGACTCGTCCACGTCGACTACGCGACACAGCGGCGCACCCCCAAGGCCTCGTACGGGTGGCTGTGTGACGCGCTGCGGGCGCAACGCCCGTGA
- a CDS encoding MFS transporter — MTGLALQEPGERVGRGWTSALSLANGAIWVGWYGPLQILLARQSEHFAPGAGMSKESLLAWVTGVGAVVSLAANPLFGALSDRTVSRFGRRTPWIVAGAAGGALSLLLLGGADAVWVLFAGWCLVQLTLNASFAAVTAAVPDRVPRLQRGAVGGWLGAAQILGVVVGTGLATAAGGIGAGYAACAVFTLVGVAPYVLRFPDLRLDPAARPAWSWRGFARGFWLSPRTYPDFGWAWLTRFLINLGNALVLLYLFFYLRDRLDYADPESGVLILTAVNGVTLLATVVVGGIWSDRVGRRKPFVLWSGVLMAVATGLLAFWQTWPGSLVAAAVLGVAFGVFTSVDFALMTDVLPKARDRGKDLGVINIANSLPQVAAPALAAPLVNHLGGYRVLYLVAAGVGLAGAILVRRIRGVA, encoded by the coding sequence GTGACGGGGCTCGCCCTCCAGGAGCCGGGCGAGCGGGTGGGGCGCGGCTGGACGTCGGCGCTCTCGCTCGCCAACGGAGCGATCTGGGTGGGCTGGTACGGCCCTCTCCAGATCCTCCTCGCCCGGCAGTCCGAGCACTTCGCGCCCGGCGCGGGCATGTCGAAGGAGTCGCTGCTCGCGTGGGTGACGGGCGTCGGCGCGGTCGTCTCGCTGGCCGCGAACCCGCTCTTCGGGGCGCTCTCCGACCGCACGGTGTCGCGGTTCGGGCGGCGTACGCCGTGGATCGTGGCGGGCGCGGCGGGCGGCGCGCTGTCGCTGCTGCTGCTCGGCGGCGCGGACGCGGTGTGGGTGCTGTTCGCGGGCTGGTGCCTGGTGCAGCTGACGCTCAACGCGTCGTTCGCGGCGGTCACCGCGGCCGTCCCGGACCGGGTGCCCCGGCTTCAACGGGGTGCTGTGGGCGGCTGGTTGGGGGCCGCGCAGATCCTGGGCGTGGTCGTGGGCACGGGGCTCGCGACGGCGGCCGGCGGGATCGGCGCCGGGTACGCGGCGTGCGCCGTGTTCACGCTGGTGGGCGTCGCGCCGTACGTGCTGCGCTTCCCGGATCTGCGCCTGGACCCGGCGGCGCGCCCCGCGTGGTCGTGGCGGGGGTTCGCGCGGGGCTTCTGGCTGAGTCCGCGCACGTATCCGGACTTCGGGTGGGCGTGGCTGACGCGCTTCCTGATCAACCTCGGCAACGCGCTGGTCCTGCTGTACCTGTTCTTCTACCTCCGCGACCGACTGGACTACGCGGACCCGGAGTCGGGAGTCCTCATCCTGACCGCCGTGAACGGGGTGACGCTCCTCGCCACCGTCGTCGTCGGCGGGATCTGGTCGGACCGGGTGGGGCGCCGCAAACCGTTCGTGCTCTGGTCGGGCGTGCTGATGGCGGTGGCGACGGGGCTGCTCGCCTTCTGGCAGACGTGGCCGGGGTCACTGGTCGCCGCGGCGGTCCTCGGGGTCGCCTTCGGCGTCTTCACCTCCGTCGACTTCGCGCTGATGACGGACGTCCTGCCGAAGGCCCGCGACCGCGGCAAGGACCTCGGCGTCATCAACATCGCCAACTCCCTGCCCCAGGTCGCGGCCCCCGCGCTCGCCGCTCCCCTGGTGAACCACCTCGGCGGCTACCGGGTGCTGTACCTGGTGGCGGCCGGGGTGGGTCTGGCCGGGGCAATTCTGGTGCGCCGGATCCGGGGGGTCGCATAG
- a CDS encoding GNAT family N-acetyltransferase: protein MRLEQLERYYDAVPRTAARAEDFDSLTLFVREGAGWPYYARPALRADAPPPSVTDVLAVRARQRELKVPEAFEWVAETTPGMRAAAEAAGLVVHTHPLMAREPGAPAGAPHPLVRILSADDPFLAAALALPHVAFAHPGTAVGTAGAAELTAALTERAGDGTLSGYQDRIRAGQVVVAAAVENGVVVSSGMHLPVGDVTEVAGVGTLPAARRRGLGLAVTSALVTHASTTGANTVFLSAGDDDVARVYAKLGFHRQATAMIAEPPSTTP, encoded by the coding sequence ATGCGCCTGGAACAGCTTGAGCGGTACTACGACGCCGTACCGCGCACGGCGGCACGCGCCGAGGACTTCGACTCCCTCACCCTCTTCGTCCGCGAGGGCGCGGGCTGGCCGTACTACGCGCGCCCGGCCCTGCGCGCGGACGCGCCGCCGCCGAGCGTGACCGACGTGCTCGCCGTACGGGCCCGGCAGCGGGAGCTGAAGGTGCCCGAGGCGTTCGAGTGGGTGGCGGAGACGACGCCGGGGATGCGGGCGGCCGCCGAGGCGGCGGGGCTCGTGGTGCACACGCATCCGCTGATGGCCCGGGAACCCGGGGCTCCCGCGGGCGCACCGCATCCGCTGGTCCGGATCCTGTCCGCCGACGACCCGTTCCTGGCGGCGGCGCTGGCGCTGCCGCACGTGGCGTTCGCGCACCCCGGGACCGCGGTCGGCACGGCGGGCGCCGCCGAACTGACCGCGGCGCTCACGGAGCGGGCCGGGGACGGGACGCTGTCCGGGTACCAGGACCGGATCCGGGCCGGGCAGGTCGTCGTGGCGGCGGCCGTCGAGAACGGGGTGGTGGTCAGCTCCGGCATGCACCTGCCCGTCGGCGACGTCACGGAGGTGGCCGGCGTCGGCACACTCCCGGCCGCACGCCGCAGGGGCCTCGGCCTGGCGGTGACATCGGCCCTCGTCACCCACGCGTCCACGACCGGCGCGAACACGGTGTTCCTCTCGGCCGGGGACGACGACGTGGCCCGCGTCTACGCGAAACTCGGCTTCCACCGCCAAGCCACAGCCATGATCGCCGAACCCCCGTCAACCACCCCCTAA
- a CDS encoding NAD-dependent epimerase/dehydratase family protein, whose amino-acid sequence MLTLVTGATGQVGRRFVPRLLQSAPPGDRVRVLVRDAARGERFAALGADVVTGDLRDTDVLGKATAGVDCVVNVAAAFRGVPDEEARAVNRDAAIELGRAAVASGVGRFVQVSTGLVYGTGRGRPLVEDDETVPGGGMWGAYPESKWEAERALGALDGLDDLRIGRLPFVYGDGDPHLADVMRWAPSWPAMQRLHMGHHVDVAQGLRRLLYAPGASGVYNIADDAPVTTVDLFQLNGVAVPAEAYAKVDPDPWGAVMSTFRIRHELGYRPVFSSVWAARDAGAL is encoded by the coding sequence ATGCTGACATTGGTGACGGGTGCGACGGGACAGGTCGGTCGGCGGTTCGTGCCGCGACTGCTCCAGAGCGCCCCGCCGGGGGACCGGGTACGGGTCCTCGTCCGGGACGCGGCGCGCGGGGAGCGGTTCGCCGCACTCGGGGCGGACGTGGTGACCGGGGATCTGCGGGACACCGACGTGCTGGGCAAGGCGACGGCGGGCGTGGACTGTGTGGTCAACGTCGCGGCGGCGTTCCGCGGGGTGCCGGACGAGGAGGCGCGGGCCGTCAACCGGGACGCGGCGATCGAGCTGGGCCGGGCCGCGGTGGCCTCCGGCGTGGGCAGGTTCGTGCAGGTCAGCACCGGGCTCGTGTACGGCACCGGGCGGGGCAGGCCGCTCGTGGAGGACGACGAGACGGTGCCGGGCGGGGGCATGTGGGGCGCGTACCCGGAGTCCAAGTGGGAGGCGGAGCGGGCGCTCGGCGCGCTCGACGGCCTCGACGATCTGCGGATCGGGCGGCTGCCGTTCGTCTACGGCGACGGGGATCCGCATCTCGCCGATGTGATGCGGTGGGCTCCTTCGTGGCCCGCGATGCAGCGGCTGCACATGGGGCATCACGTGGATGTGGCGCAGGGGTTGCGGCGGCTGCTGTACGCGCCGGGGGCGTCCGGGGTGTACAACATCGCCGATGACGCGCCGGTGACGACGGTGGATCTGTTTCAGCTGAACGGTGTGGCGGTGCCCGCGGAGGCGTACGCGAAGGTTGATCCGGATCCTTGGGGGGCGGTGATGTCCACGTTCCGGATCCGGCACGAGTTGGGCTACCGCCCGGTGTTCTCGTCCGTGTGGGCGGCGCGCGACGCGGGGGCCCTGTAG
- a CDS encoding helix-turn-helix transcriptional regulator yields MNRVELADFLLRSRTRLAPSDVGLTAGPRRRTPGLRREEVAQLAGMSTDYYTRLEQRRGSHPSRQMLTALARALRLTDAERDHLFHLAGEEPPRRGTSSGHVRPGLLLILDRLHDLPASVLSDWGEMLAQNAMSMALSGDRTGTNVIRGWFTEPSLRTLFPPEVHERHARSHVASLRAVTAARPDDPGPAALVAELRAGSREFEGFWRTHDVEVHRPSPKRFLHPVVGVLDLDCEVLTGDGHSQQLVVHSARPGTETYERLELLRVIGLQDLTPSDRWGA; encoded by the coding sequence GTGAACCGTGTCGAACTCGCCGACTTCCTGCTCCGCTCCCGCACCCGCCTGGCGCCCTCGGACGTGGGCCTGACCGCGGGCCCGCGGCGCCGCACGCCCGGCCTGCGCCGCGAGGAGGTGGCGCAGCTCGCCGGGATGTCCACGGACTACTACACGCGGCTCGAACAGCGCCGCGGCTCGCATCCGTCGCGGCAGATGCTCACCGCGCTGGCCCGCGCGCTGCGGCTGACGGACGCCGAGCGCGACCATCTGTTCCATCTGGCGGGCGAGGAGCCGCCGCGCCGTGGCACGTCGTCCGGCCATGTGCGGCCCGGCCTGCTGCTGATCCTGGACCGGCTGCACGATCTGCCGGCGTCGGTGCTGAGCGACTGGGGCGAGATGCTCGCGCAGAACGCGATGTCGATGGCGCTGAGCGGCGACCGCACGGGGACGAACGTGATCCGGGGCTGGTTCACCGAACCGTCCCTGAGGACCCTGTTCCCGCCGGAGGTCCACGAGCGGCACGCCCGCTCCCACGTGGCGAGCCTGCGCGCGGTCACCGCGGCCCGCCCCGACGACCCCGGCCCCGCCGCCCTGGTGGCCGAACTGCGCGCCGGCTCAAGGGAGTTCGAGGGGTTCTGGCGGACGCACGACGTGGAGGTGCACCGCCCGTCGCCGAAGCGTTTCCTGCATCCGGTGGTCGGCGTGCTCGACCTGGACTGCGAGGTGCTGACCGGCGACGGCCACAGCCAGCAGCTCGTCGTGCACTCGGCCCGTCCGGGCACGGAGACGTACGAGCGCCTGGAGCTGCTGCGGGTGATCGGCCTCCAGGACCTCACCCCCAGCGACCGCTGGGGCGCCTAG
- the era gene encoding GTPase Era, whose translation MGAMSVHTPAAGPAHRAGFACFVGRPNAGKSTLTNALVGKKVAITADQPQTTRHTVRGIVHRDDAQLILVDTPGLHKPRTLLGERLNDVVRTTWAEVDVIGFCLPANEKLGPGDRFIAKELASIKKTPKIAIVTKTDLVDSKQLAEQLIAIDQLGKELGFEWAEIIPVSAVGDQQIGLLADLIVPLLPEGPALYPEGDLTDEPEQVMVAELIREAALEGVRDELPHSIAVVVEEMLPREDRPADKPLLDIHAFVYIERPSQKGIIIGPKGKRLKDVGIKSRKQIEALLGTPVYLDLHVKVAKDWQRDPRQLRKLGF comes from the coding sequence ATGGGCGCCATGAGCGTTCACACCCCTGCCGCCGGACCCGCCCACCGTGCCGGTTTCGCCTGCTTCGTCGGCCGCCCCAACGCGGGCAAGTCCACCCTCACGAACGCTCTGGTCGGCAAGAAGGTGGCTATCACCGCGGACCAGCCGCAGACCACACGGCACACGGTGCGCGGCATCGTGCACCGCGACGACGCCCAGCTGATCCTGGTCGACACCCCGGGCCTCCACAAGCCGCGCACGCTGCTCGGCGAGCGCCTCAACGACGTGGTGCGCACCACGTGGGCCGAGGTCGACGTCATCGGCTTCTGCCTCCCCGCGAACGAGAAGCTCGGCCCCGGTGACCGGTTCATCGCGAAGGAGCTGGCGTCGATCAAGAAGACGCCGAAGATCGCGATCGTCACCAAGACCGACCTCGTCGACAGCAAGCAGCTCGCCGAACAGCTCATCGCCATCGACCAGCTCGGCAAGGAGCTCGGCTTCGAGTGGGCCGAGATCATCCCGGTCTCCGCCGTCGGCGACCAGCAGATCGGCCTCCTCGCCGACCTCATCGTGCCGCTGCTGCCCGAGGGCCCCGCGCTGTACCCGGAGGGCGACCTCACCGACGAGCCCGAGCAGGTCATGGTCGCGGAGCTGATCCGCGAGGCCGCGCTCGAAGGCGTACGGGACGAGCTGCCGCACTCCATCGCCGTCGTCGTGGAGGAGATGCTGCCGCGCGAGGACCGCCCCGCCGACAAGCCGCTCCTCGACATCCACGCCTTCGTCTACATCGAGCGCCCCAGCCAGAAGGGCATCATCATCGGCCCGAAGGGCAAGCGCCTCAAGGACGTCGGCATCAAGTCCCGCAAGCAGATCGAGGCGCTGCTCGGTACGCCGGTCTACCTCGACCTGCACGTGAAGGTCGCCAAGGACTGGCAGCGCGACCCGCGGCAGCTGCGCAAGCTGGGCTTCTAG
- a CDS encoding ammonium transporter, whose amino-acid sequence MTATIAAGNAPALDSGDTAWLLAATALVLLMTPGLALFYGGMVRTKSVLNMLMMSFVSIALVTVVWLVAGYSLAFGDDSFAGLIGGLGHAGMAGIGPSDVTGTVPTFLFTTFQLTFAIITAALISGAVADRTKFGAWLVFVPVWALLVYVPVAHWVWGPGGWIANHLGALDFAGGLVVEIASGASGLALCLVLGPRVGFKKDAMRPHNLPMVVMGAGLLWFGWLGFNGGSALGANGIAAASLFNTLIAGCTGLLGWLFVEQKRDGHPTTFGAASGAVAGLVAITPACGVVGVLGAAVVGLAAGVVCSYAVAWKFRFDYDDSLDVVGVHFVGGVVGTVLIGLFATSAMTGSPAEEGLFYGGGLGQLGKQLVAVVVVAAYTFLVTYGIGKVIDRLMGFRASAEDEMTGLDQTMHAESAYDHGVLSASTHPAHLPAALAGKAKQP is encoded by the coding sequence ATGACCGCGACCATCGCCGCAGGCAACGCCCCCGCCCTCGACTCCGGTGACACCGCCTGGCTGCTCGCCGCCACCGCCCTCGTCCTGCTCATGACGCCCGGACTCGCCCTCTTCTACGGCGGCATGGTCCGTACGAAGAGCGTGCTGAACATGCTGATGATGAGTTTCGTGTCGATCGCCCTGGTCACGGTGGTCTGGCTGGTCGCCGGATACTCCCTCGCGTTCGGTGACGACTCCTTCGCCGGCCTCATCGGCGGCCTCGGACACGCGGGAATGGCGGGCATCGGCCCGTCCGACGTGACCGGCACGGTCCCCACCTTCCTCTTCACCACCTTCCAGCTGACGTTCGCGATCATCACGGCGGCGCTGATCAGCGGCGCGGTCGCGGACCGCACGAAGTTCGGGGCGTGGCTGGTCTTCGTACCGGTCTGGGCACTGCTCGTATACGTTCCCGTGGCGCACTGGGTGTGGGGTCCGGGCGGCTGGATCGCGAACCACCTGGGCGCCCTGGACTTCGCGGGCGGCCTGGTCGTCGAGATCGCGTCGGGCGCCTCCGGTCTGGCGCTCTGCCTCGTGCTCGGCCCGCGCGTCGGGTTCAAGAAGGACGCCATGCGCCCGCACAACCTGCCGATGGTGGTCATGGGCGCGGGCCTGCTGTGGTTCGGCTGGCTCGGCTTCAACGGCGGCTCGGCGCTCGGCGCGAACGGCATCGCCGCCGCCTCCCTCTTCAACACCCTGATCGCGGGCTGCACCGGCCTGCTCGGCTGGCTGTTCGTGGAGCAGAAGCGGGACGGGCACCCGACGACGTTCGGCGCCGCGTCCGGCGCGGTGGCCGGCCTGGTCGCGATCACCCCGGCGTGCGGGGTGGTGGGCGTGCTGGGCGCGGCGGTGGTCGGTCTCGCGGCGGGCGTGGTCTGCTCGTACGCCGTCGCCTGGAAGTTCCGCTTCGACTACGACGACTCGCTCGACGTCGTCGGCGTGCACTTCGTCGGCGGTGTCGTCGGTACGGTCCTCATCGGCCTCTTCGCCACCTCCGCGATGACCGGTTCGCCGGCCGAGGAGGGCCTCTTCTACGGGGGCGGGTTGGGGCAGCTCGGCAAGCAGCTGGTCGCGGTCGTGGTCGTGGCGGCGTACACCTTCCTCGTGACGTACGGGATCGGCAAGGTCATCGACCGGCTGATGGGCTTCCGGGCGTCCGCCGAGGACGAGATGACGGGCCTGGACCAGACGATGCACGCCGAGAGTGCGTACGATCACGGCGTCCTGAGTGCGTCCACGCACCCCGCGCACCTCCCCGCTGCCCTCGCAGGAAAGGCCAAGCAGCCATGA
- a CDS encoding P-II family nitrogen regulator: protein MKLITAVVKPFRLDEVKTALQELGVHGLTVTEASGYGRQRGHTEVYRGAEYRVDLVPKVRVEVVVDDADAEPAMDAIVRAARTGKIGDGKVWCVPVDSVVRVRTGERGPDAV from the coding sequence ATGAAGCTGATCACCGCGGTCGTCAAGCCGTTCCGCCTCGACGAGGTCAAGACGGCGCTCCAGGAGCTGGGCGTGCACGGTCTGACGGTGACCGAGGCCAGCGGCTACGGGCGCCAGCGCGGGCACACCGAGGTGTACCGCGGCGCGGAGTACCGGGTCGACCTCGTGCCGAAGGTGCGGGTCGAGGTCGTCGTCGACGACGCCGACGCGGAGCCCGCGATGGACGCCATCGTGCGCGCCGCCCGCACGGGCAAGATCGGCGACGGCAAGGTGTGGTGCGTACCGGTCGACTCGGTGGTGCGGGTCCGCACGGGCGAGCGCGGACCGGACGCCGTGTAG
- a CDS encoding cytidine deaminase produces MTESTDLGPEDRKIVTLARSARARNGVPEGAAVRDETGRTYVAGTVALDSLKLSALQTAVAMAVASGAQSLEAAAVVSAAESVAAGDLAAVGDLGGAGTPVFLAAPDGTVRASVEAG; encoded by the coding sequence ATGACTGAGAGCACCGACCTCGGCCCCGAGGACCGCAAGATCGTCACCCTGGCCCGCTCCGCGCGGGCGCGCAACGGTGTGCCCGAGGGCGCGGCCGTGCGCGACGAGACGGGGCGTACGTACGTCGCGGGCACCGTCGCCCTGGACTCCCTGAAGCTGAGCGCGCTCCAGACCGCCGTGGCCATGGCCGTCGCGTCCGGCGCGCAGTCCCTGGAGGCGGCGGCCGTCGTCTCCGCGGCCGAGTCCGTCGCCGCCGGGGATCTCGCCGCGGTGGGGGATCTGGGCGGGGCCGGGACGCCGGTGTTCCTCGCGGCGCCCGACGGGACGGTGCGGGCCTCCGTCGAGGCCGGCTGA
- a CDS encoding helix-turn-helix transcriptional regulator: MSRRARVTPAQAGLPDGGARRRTPGLRREEVAVLAGVGASWYQWLEQGRDISVSPQVLDAVARVLRLSDAERRHLYVLAGLNPPAPRADPAYEASGGEQLRRLIDTWMPYPAHIMDGYYNCVMYNHAAAMVLGMRPETTQNCILDFFTDPLYRARSVSWEQNAETVVAQFRSACSDCPDDAGFQEVVAELKQASPEFAELWERRDISAQGTIRKELEHPVAGLLVVESTAMKVPARPDLTVVLHTPLPEADTAAKLEWLASPEGRRGSMYPVAG, translated from the coding sequence ATGAGCCGGCGGGCCCGGGTCACGCCCGCGCAGGCCGGACTGCCCGACGGCGGCGCCCGCAGGCGCACCCCCGGACTGCGCCGCGAGGAGGTCGCCGTGCTCGCCGGGGTCGGGGCGTCCTGGTACCAGTGGCTGGAGCAGGGCCGCGACATCTCGGTGTCGCCGCAGGTGCTCGACGCGGTCGCGCGGGTGCTGCGGCTCAGTGACGCCGAGCGCAGGCATCTCTACGTCCTGGCGGGGCTCAACCCGCCCGCGCCCCGGGCCGATCCGGCGTACGAGGCGAGCGGCGGTGAGCAGTTGCGGCGGCTGATCGACACGTGGATGCCGTATCCGGCGCACATCATGGACGGCTACTACAACTGCGTGATGTACAACCACGCGGCGGCGATGGTGCTCGGCATGCGCCCGGAGACGACGCAGAACTGCATCCTGGACTTCTTCACGGATCCGCTCTACCGCGCGCGCAGCGTGAGTTGGGAGCAGAACGCGGAGACGGTCGTCGCCCAGTTCCGCTCGGCCTGCTCGGACTGCCCGGACGACGCCGGGTTCCAGGAGGTCGTGGCCGAGCTGAAGCAGGCGAGCCCGGAGTTCGCGGAGTTGTGGGAGCGGCGCGACATCTCGGCGCAGGGCACGATCCGCAAGGAGCTGGAGCATCCGGTGGCGGGGCTGCTCGTCGTCGAGTCGACGGCCATGAAGGTGCCGGCCCGCCCCGATCTGACCGTCGTCCTGCACACGCCGCTGCCGGAGGCCGACACCGCCGCCAAGCTGGAGTGGCTCGCCTCGCCCGAGGGGCGGCGCGGGTCGATGTATCCCGTCGCGGGGTGA